One window of Papaver somniferum cultivar HN1 chromosome 9, ASM357369v1, whole genome shotgun sequence genomic DNA carries:
- the LOC113312296 gene encoding protein KRI1 homolog has product MGNSNNINGYDETSYRCDSSSHMSDSVWVADRGFVRKMAALKLFESDDDTDEISNLEIDQKFKARHEYNEKRKDLHRLEELEKNEMVDSDNESSESEAEEFDDDDDDDDIKKLMDLLVKVKNQDPIIKQKDAKLFESEDEESEEESDKKETKSKPKYLKDVIAEKLLEDGGEDEDDDDSRVRPRGKSYNQEQEVHRKKFLDVVKREFDDDDDEEDLLKEKKRGKRRRMQRTRRLRTNVMIILGTMGV; this is encoded by the exons ATGGGTAACAGTAACAACATCAATGGCTATGATGAAACTTCATATAGGTGTGACAGTAGTTCTCACATGTCGGATTCAGTGTGGGTGGCTGATCGAG ggtttgttaGAAAAATGGCAGCGTTGAAATTGTTTGAGAGTGACGATGATACAGATGAAATTTCTAATTTGGAAATTGATCAAAAGTTTAAAGCGAGACATGAAtataatgaaaaaagaaaagatttaCACAGACTAGAAGAGTTAGAGAAGAATGAAATGGTAGATTCTGATAACGAGTCTTCAGAAAGTGAAGCTGAAgagtttgatgatgatgatgatgatgatgatataaaGAAGTTAATGGACCTTCTTGTTAAGGTTAAGAATCAAGATCCAATTATTAAACAGAAAGATGCCAAACTCTTTGAATCCGAAGACGAGGAGAGTGAGGAAGAGAGTGATAAAAAGGAGACGAAATCGAAGCCCAAGTATTTGAAAGATGTGATTGCTGAGAAATTGTTGGAAGATGGGGgtgaggatgaggatgatgacGATAGTAGAGTGAGGCCACGTGGAAAGAGTTATAATCAGGAGCAAGAAGTGCATAGGAAGAAATTTCTGGATGTTGTGAAACGGgagtttgatgatgatgatgatgaggaggatttGCTTAAGGAGAAGAAGAGGGGGAAGAGGAGGAGGATGCAGAGGACGAGGAGATTAAGAACAAATGTGATGATTATTTTGGGAACGATGGGGGTTTAG